The Kryptolebias marmoratus isolate JLee-2015 linkage group LG1, ASM164957v2, whole genome shotgun sequence sequence TGGGGCATTAGGAACGGCTCgtgtttgaacatgttttacCATACGCTGACCTCTGGCAGTGGATAATCACGACATGTAATCTGTTGGTTCTGGACAGTTCACTTGTAAGCCAGTCTGTCTGAGCTggaggcagaaataaaaaaataaaaaaaatttaaaaggctGTTGATGATGTAATGAGGAGGCGGATAATGAGAGTCTGAGAACAGCAAAAACACTCGGGGTGATTTTCAGCCCCACGTCTGTTAACTCGACACTGAAGAGGCTCAGCGTGAGTCTCCAGAGAGCGCCGATTAAAGCCTCGAGTCTAAGAGATTTACTCCAATGAAAGGTTTCATTTTTTGAATGGTGAGACTCATTACTTCCATGATCACACCAAGACTGTGGCTGAGAGCTGGGTGTTTAGAGAACTTCagggtgtgtttttgtaaattgagtcctggtttgtgtttcagtctgaGTTGGATTtgtgttccttttatttttccaggcAAACTTGAAGTCAGGCTTCTTGGAGCTGAGGATTTACTGAAACCTCTGGAAGACTCGGAGCAGGAAAACCCTCCGACTCCCGGTGAGGACGGCTCAGCCGATGGCTCTCCCAGTGAGGAAACAATCTGCGCTTTCggcttttatttacttttatatttcactgtttttacagCAGCAACATTTCCTAAACATGATGCAGCAGATTTGACTCTTTTAAATCATCTGAGCTTTATCACATTTCCACTGCAactaacaaaaaatatgaaaatataaaaaccttgCAAGCCAGAGTTTGAGGCAAAGATCTTTTATGATCTGTCAGCGCTCAGGGTTCGAGTTgggaatgactatcagctactgccacaccaagttttagctcaatatttgtaaaaatgaccatTTTAGTTAGCTAGCTGtggctccaaaagtcaatcagttgtagattagCGTCCTTTGGTTTCATcgaaatccatccagttgttaatgagatattttgctaacagacagggaatgattttgtgcaatctgttagccctcagagtttgtgctgaggaagagtctcagctacttccaaacctaattttaggtcagtatctgatAAATTGGGGTTTTGATACCAAATAATGTTTACCTAAAcgatgttttatttcttaaaataaatctttgccATTTTGAGCTCAGGTCTGTTAGTTTGTGGCTTTGTGGCGGTGTTTTGTGACCTGTTGCTGTCGGCTCCGCAGCGGAGGTCAGGGCGGCGCTGCGGCTGGACGGCAGGCTGGTCGGACGGACGCGCTGGGCGGCGGCTGGCAGGCTGAGCTGGGATCAGATGTTCTTCATCCAGCTGGAGCGGGTGAGTCCAGTCAGAAACACTCGACTGATGATGACTGCGTTTCACTGCAGGACGGTTACCACATAAAACAGTTATTATCATCCTTCAAACAGAGCTTTGCAccttattaatgtttttatttcctgtttattagcattagcattagcatcaCAAGTCAGTGCACCTGCAGACAAAACCCAGAAGCAGTgcagtatttattatttattttccaggtttggaTTAATAtggaaaacaggaaatagaCTTTGGAAAAATACTTAAAAGTTGTATAAACAATCAgggtattttgttttatattggCTACAAGTAAACTATAAACAGTCACCTTTTTTTACCACGAGGTTTGTGCAGAAATTTAAATTTGGGACTCATTCATTTCTGGactatttatattttatcaatGAAAAGGCAATAATTTTAATCCTTTAGCTCACAAACACACTACAGATGGAGATGtttcaacattaaaaatgatgattttttccttattgtcataaaaattacaaaataaaaacaactgagtCAGTCTGAGCTGTTTTATGTAGCTGATGaataaaagtagattttaaTATCTGGGTTATggtttaaaagatttatcttctttttaaactgcatcATGCCGGTCGGTCGGTCGGTTTATGACCTGAAAAATGtagacaaacagaaaagcaacGACTCCACGAAGCAGTTTTCCCCGTATTTCCcatcattaaaacatttccGGAGTGCTGGGCAGCTTTTAGTATCTGTGAGTCATGTTTCACTCTAACTCGCACCGCCCACACTCAAACAGACCTTCCTGTGTGTTTAATCGAATCTTTCTGgttcaaactgaacaaatgtgCCATTACAGAGGCAGGCCAGCGTCACATTGCCGGTCGGGTCCCTCGGGAACACGAGACGAATGGTCGTATGTTCCTGCTGTTCCACAGATGCTCAGAGACTTTGTTTGCGCGCCGCTGGTGCGGTCTGAAGCGACGCCGTTTGTGCTGAAACACATTAAAGCAGCGTCCACGGGACGTCTACGGGGGCAGGATGGAGGACAACCTACCTCTTAAAAgacaaatgcattttaaaaggtttatcgactccgggtactccagtttcctcccgcagaccaaaaaaaaatgcacgTTAGGTTTACTGGTAACTTTAAACCGTCCCTATGTGTGAATGggtgtttgtctcgtttgtctctatgtgtccctgtgatggaattgcgacctgtccagggtgtccccagcCTTTCGCACAGAGAcggctggagacaggcaccagctccccgcgacctggagaggaaaagcgggtaaagaagatggatggatggatggatggatggatggacggacggatggaagGACGGATGGaaggacggatggacggacagactagaagcactcagagagcacaaacctccgcgAGGCTCCGGATCctaatctggatcagaaccagaatttaatccgTAGTTTTTTTGcgacaactccaacatttcctgttcgttagtttttacctgctctttgctgacagaccgacagacaaaccaacggacaccaGGGGGCGCTGTCGTGCTTCGGTATTTATTTGCACCAACTTGACTAAACTGCTCGCTCTGGTTAGTTGTGGTTCTACTTTTAACCAGCAGGCGTCGGTCTAATACCTGCAGATTTTAACTCATCAGATCGTTTCCACTAAAACATCCTGACTGGCAGCACAGAGACGGTTTTAGTGGGATGTTCAAGAGCCCcaactaaaaaaacaaggattttctttttagttttggaGGTTATAGAACAGATTTTAGTCCTAAACTGTTGCAGCAGCACAACAGAAATGTCTAAAGCTCATCAACCGAAGTCACCAAAGCAGTTTATACTGAATTAAATCTAACTTTGGTTAACCTTCGGCTAACGTTTGTGTCTGCTGATGAACAGTCTCGAGAGCTGGAGGTTTGTGTCTTCTGGAGGGACCGGAGCTCCATGTGTGCCGTCAAGTTCCTGCGACTGGAGGAGATGATGgagaacctgaaccagaaccaggacttcAGTCTGGAGCCGCAGGGCCTCCTCTACATCCAGGTACAAAGCCTCTTCAgtggctaaaggctaaaagttaCAGAACACTGGCTGAAGGCTAAAAGTTACAGAACACTGGCTGAAGGCTAAAAGTTACAGAACACTGGCTAAATGGAGCAAAACGgtagctgaaagaagaaaaacactagacgaaagctaaaagaaacaaatgttggccaaaagcaaaaggctagcttaaagctaaagtagcaaaagggtagctagaACCTCAAAGTCACAACTggatggctaaaagctaaaagccaGAAGTATCAAAGGCTTATTTAACTAacagctaaagtagcaaaaaaaatagctaaaagtagcaaaaatctagctaaaagctaaaagtattaaaaagccAGTTAAAACTATGAAAAACTGCAGATTCAGTGTTTCAgatgtgatgcatttttaagatttttatcctttttatcctttaaacttggacagttctttgttttattacacaTCTTATGTCTGCAGGTTTGTGAAATGCCAggaaatattaatatttctcATCTGTTTCTTCTGGATTTCTCAGTTTCGGTTCGTCGACACCGTGGTGGAGAGGCAACCCAGGCTGAGGCGTCAGCGATGTATTTTCACCAAAGAGAGAGGTGGGCGATAACCTGCAGGGTTCGTTTCTGCGTCACAGTCTGGgtctaaattctgttttttttgttgctgctttccTCCGCAGGGAAGAATTTCCTCCGGGCAGCTCAGATGAACATGAACTTCGCCACGTGGGGTCATCTGATGATGAGCATCCTTCCTCGCTACAGCTCCTTCACCACCCTCGGCTCACATCTGTCCACGACCTCTGACCTGATCTCCAGCAGCACCTCGCATCCTGCTGAGAAGAAGCCTGAAGCCACACCTTCACTGCCAAGGTCAGAAACGAGAAGCTTGAAGGGTTGTCTTtgaacttcagctgcttttagctcattttagtcCACTTCTTCTACCAAAACAAATATAagcagccatttttcttttctttatacGTCTGCAGTTTAGACCTGTAACTAATTAGCTTATCTTAGCTGTAGCTACACAGCTTCAGCTACAAAACAAGTTTAGATCATTGATTTTTGGggtcagtctgattcaagatggccgccacagcttataAATGGCTGTAACCCAGTCAGCTTTGCAAACATTCAGCtaaagcttggtgtggtagtaactgagactgatccccaaatGATGCATAACGTGTTtaaaagatttgaccaaaacagctatgaCCTGTGTATTacaagctaaatgctaaaagaagccaaacactagctgaaagctaaaagcagccaatgttaactaaaaggtaaaagtagcaaaaagccagctaaaagtagcaaaaggctagctcaaaAGGGTAGTTAAAAgggtagttaaaagctaaaataagcaacatGACAGCTAAATGTATCAAGAGgctaataaaaagttaaaagtagcaaaagttttgttaaaactttcagaagaatagctagaagctagaagtagcaaagggctagctacaagctaaaaaaagcaaaacgatATTTGAAAGCCTAAAGCAACAAATGttaactaaaaggtaaaagcagcaaaaggctagctcaatGCTAAAGTACCAAaacagtagctcaaagctaaaatagcaaaaaggtagctaaaagctaaaggtcaCAACAGGCTAGCTAACAGCTATAAGAATCAGAATGCCAGCTAAATGTGTCAAAAGgctaataaaagctaaaagtagcagaaaaagaaaaaagccctAATAAacagatcttagtttaaaacttgtgAAAGGCGAAGGGCGACAtgttaagcctttaattttaatcatttgaaacacagttttataaaagttCAGGGTTCTGACCTTTTTCTTCCACTGAAACTGTTTCCTTCTAACTTTACCCctaatttaataaaaccatCTTCGTCTGAGAAGAAGAAGCGGTAATTGGGGGGGTCAAAGGTTAGCAGAATGATCTGGTCCCGTGACCTTTTGAAGCGATCTGACCTCCATGTTGAGCCGTGCTGTGAAGCTTATTCACACAAAGATGCGTTACTGTCAGTTTAATATccttcacagcagaaaaaacacttCTCTTAGAActgttctaattttatttaaagtttattttgatgtttttttatccGCGAATGTTCCTCCGAGCAGCGAAACTCCAGTGATCCGAATCAGCATCCCTGAGGATCGCCCGCCTCCTATCAGCATCAGCCAGGAAGAAAAACCCTCCAACTTCCTGACAGATCACCAAACTTCATCTGTGCCTGCGCTGCCAGAAAAACTGGTAAATTAATGTTTATAAATCTGAGGTAGAGGACAATTAATTACCTGTTTATTCTGCTAAATTCTACGTGTGATCACGTGAGCGTATCCGGCACACAGagtgaaaattaaatgaaaattacaCCTTTGAATACTAAAACTGGGTTAATTTCGTCTTTCTCATTTCCTCAAAGGctgtgaaatgaaatgtttacgcaaacagtttctgttttttccagaAAACTCTCGCATTTTGGTGATAAATGTGTAGAAAACGACGGGCCACCAGagagttaattttaaaaatcaactaaatcttaaaatgtaatattCTTGTTCAATCAAACAATGCGTTCTCTGCCTAAAAAGGACTTAaattaattactttctaaaaataaacttggCAGTTGGCATTCTGCTATGCCCTGTCTTTAACCATTGATTGCGTTTTTACGTAGATTTTCCTTTTTGGACTTCTCGACAAACATcacagtttaaataataaaattctcatttgtgtgtttttaaagccgTGAATCTGGTGgattgaagtgttttgtttgtttttgtttgcaggtATCGATAAGCTCTGTGACAGGATGCGAGGATCAGCCTGTCTCCGCCCTAAAGTACACGAACAGATGAGCACgaatgttcttttaaaagggCGTGAAAGTCAagaattaaccttttttttgtccctttcaAGGATGCAGGTGGATGATTTCAGACTTATTTCAGTTCTGGGTCGAGGACACTTTGGAAAGGTACCAGATTTTCCTCCTGAACTGATGGAAATGTTCTCACCTGTTTGCTCTCCTTTGATTGGTcgtgtctgttttctttttgaatccAGGTGCTCCTAGCAGAGTTTAAGAAGACAGGTAGACTGTACGCCATTAAAGCCTTGAAGAAAAGAGACATTGTGACTCGTGATGAAGTGGACAGGTGTGTGTAGAGCTCTGAGACTACGACTACGACTGACGCTAAATACAGGAGATGAAAGTGGCAAAACAAgggctaaagctaaaattagctcaTTTGTAGCTCAAACAGATGCTAATGCTTAAATCAACAAAACTGACTAAAtagatgctaaaattagcaatacAGTAATTAAATTACCAAACCTCAAAACAACCCCCAAAAATGGAAaggcagctaaaagtagcaaaataatggctgaaagctaaaataaaaaataaaaaaacttagcTACTTGTATTAAAACAGAtactaaagctaaaattggctaaatggatgttaaaaaaatagcaaacctgtagctaaaagctaatattagcaatacagttgcaaaataaaagctaaagctaatattagcaaacagATGCCAATGcttaaatcaacaaaacagtagGTAAGTTAGCAAAActctagctaaaggctaaaaatggaaaaacagtaGCTACTTGTATTAAAACAGATactgaagctaaaattggcTAAACAGATgttcaaattaacaaaactgtaacctaaagctaaaagaagcaaaacagcagctaaaagctaaaaacaaagcatgaactctgaagcagatttcagagaaaaatgattttgaaagaactgaaaaaGATCTCgagttaattttgttttaaataaagtttcatatttttgaaAAGTCAAACGGTCCATTCAGCCGTTCACATTCAGGCTGAACGTTTGGATATATGAACGGCTGAAGTAGTTTATAAACAGGAAACTAAAGGCGTGACTCAGCTTTAACACAGTATTTCAGTAAAAAACCCGTtcagaaaataagttttatgaAAGAAGTGTGCCGTGGAAGTTAgagttctgattttttttcctgcagccttATGAGCGAGAAGAGGATCTTCGAGATGATCAACGCCTCCAGGCACCCGTTCCTGGTCAACCTGCACGGCTGCTTCCAGACCAGTGACCACGTCTGCTTTGTCATGGAGTATCTCCCCGGCGGAGACCTCATGATCCACATCCACAGCGACGTCTTCTCCGAGGCTCAGACCAGGTGTGTCCTCCGCACCTTCAGCAGACAGCTTTAAGGAGTTATTCTTCCATCTTTATCgtctgcattttaaaattctgcacAGGTTTTATTCAGCGTGTGTCCTGCTGGGTTTGGAGTTTCTGCATCTGAATAAAATCATCTATCGGTACGTCACACTGACCCAAGGGACCTCACGTTAACATCAGCCATAAAGTTTTGAGCGTACATGGTCTGTTTCATACAGAGATCTGAAGCTGGACAACCTACTGATGGACGCTGATGGATTCGTGAAAATCACCGACTTTGGACTTTGTAAAGAAGGTAAAATCGCCTGATGAAACCCAGATATTATTCTTGCTCTTATACGATTCACGGCACGTTGTTGTCCTTTTGACCCACCCACCAGAATCAGAAGTGTTTAAAACATGATCCGCGTGTGAATTATTTTCTCTAAGACTCTTGATCTCGGCAGGGATGGGTCACGGGGATCGGACCTCGACTTTCTGTGGGACCCCGGAGTTCCTCGCCCCTGAAGTCCTGACGGACGACAACTACACCCGAGCCGTGGACTGGTGGGGGCTGGGAGTCCTCATCTACGAGATGCTCGTTGGAGAGgttgtttaaacaaaaccctCCCCCCCGCGGCTCAGTTTGGTCTCCTGTCTGATTGTTCTGTCCACATCCAAAGCTTTAAACGATTTATCTCCAAACGCCTCGACTGATAATCAAAGTTCAAAGCTAAATCGGCGTCTTTCTGCTTCCCGGCAGTCTCCGTTCCCTGgcgaggatgaagaggaggtgtTTGACAGCATCGTCAACGATGACGTGCAGTATCCAACCAATCTTCCTCCTGATGCCGTGTCTATCATGCAGAAGGTACTGGGATGTTCTCGCCCAAATTCAGTCAGATGTTTTGCTCCATCCGAATACATTTATCACGTCTGAGGTTCAGAGATAACCCGTGTTCACCATCTGATGATGAGGTTTGAAGCAGCAAAAACGGATGTTTTAAGCTTTGGACTCATCCAAAAACAGTTCAGCTGTTATCTTATAGGCGGTTATGTTAGATGTTTGAGAGTTCAGTGTTTTAAGAATCTATTCCCATTTCTCTTGGTGCTCCTCGTGATGTTTGAACGATTAAATTCAGTCCATTTATAACCAGTTAACAGATAACTAAGTAGACATACACCTTTGTACACAAAGTCTTACTGATAATGGTGACTTTGAGGGTAAAAATAAACCCATAAAGCTTAAAgaattgtttaaaacctttttgacAGGTCAGGACGAAGGGCTTTGGTCGGATTGATAACTAAAAAACTAATAGCCGCCttgaaaaagttttgtttttttatgtggttATACCTCACAGGACACcaataaacctaaaataataaaagatcaaGAAACGTTCTACAGATCCTACAGGAAACCATCCATAATCAGACCTGAACCTGGTAAAGATGGTTGAAAAACCTGGAAGTAACGACACATTTATGTTCCCCCCATTTAATCTGACTGAATTTGATTCATTCTGCTTTGAAACTACTgagaggaataaaataaaactacagcctCCCCATTATAAAATGGTTCAGCATTTCCTCCCACTTCCTGTCCCGTCGAGGAGAAATTTAACTCAAGTTTCTCACATTTAGGACTCATTATGTCTCCTCCCTGCTAAACTGTGTTTGGTCCACGTGCAACATTTGTAAGGATATATTTTA is a genomic window containing:
- the LOC108242741 gene encoding serine/threonine-protein kinase N2, which codes for MLSTAQQMLQDSRSKIELIRLQIIKVTQASGGGGEDDGNHNNSTHGGISSAALSPADARLAELQHFMRRETDALALAKDVVKQLRAISELDQKALAEAQFRVQESSQKLDLLRLSLEKCLKEKRQESAEGIETSGEPPSPPSPLSFKPGRPLSTSPSTFSIRPASLTGKLEVRLLGAEDLLKPLEDSEQENPPTPAEVRAALRLDGRLVGRTRWAAAGRLSWDQMFFIQLERSRELEVCVFWRDRSSMCAVKFLRLEEMMENLNQNQDFSLEPQGLLYIQFRFVDTVVERQPRLRRQRCIFTKERGKNFLRAAQMNMNFATWGHLMMSILPRYSSFTTLGSHLSTTSDLISSSTSHPAEKKPEATPSLPSETPVIRISIPEDRPPPISISQEEKPSNFLTDHQTSSVPALPEKLVSISSVTGCEDQPVSALKMQVDDFRLISVLGRGHFGKVLLAEFKKTGRLYAIKALKKRDIVTRDEVDSLMSEKRIFEMINASRHPFLVNLHGCFQTSDHVCFVMEYLPGGDLMIHIHSDVFSEAQTRFYSACVLLGLEFLHLNKIIYRDLKLDNLLMDADGFVKITDFGLCKEGMGHGDRTSTFCGTPEFLAPEVLTDDNYTRAVDWWGLGVLIYEMLVGESPFPGEDEEEVFDSIVNDDVQYPTNLPPDAVSIMQKLLKRNPLKRLGAGERDANEVKGEKFYETIDWEALMSKKLKPPFLPSIKELTDVSNFDSDFTRLQPALSPPSKPFSLSAEQQEAFSDFDFCALHG